The window aaccccTTCCTTAAACTCTCCCTTGGGCTTTAATATGGAAATTACCAACGCGGAGTTTTTACGGAACCGTCATCCACATCATTTAACAACCATAGTAACCTAAAGCAAAATATCAAACCCTTGGGAGTGGTTGGTAGATTGTGCTACGAATTTTAAGGGTCTTTCAGGTAACGGAAAAATAAGCAGCATATTACCCATATAGCTTCGAAAATGGGAAATCAAACAGCTTAGGATTCGTTTTGGTTACTAGCACCACCCCTTGGACGGCGACCATTACCCATCCTTCCACGCCCTCCACCATATCCACCTCTACGTCCACGGTATCCACCTTGGCCTCCCTCATACCCATCAGCACGATCTCCTCCATATCTGTCACCACGACCTCCATACCCATCACCTCGGCCTCCACCGTACCTATCACCTCGGCCTCCACTGTACCCATCACTGCGGCCTCCACCGTACCCATCACTTCGGCCTCGGCCTCCCCCATATCCTTCATCTTTGCCTTCAACGTAGCCATCATCTCTACCTCCAGCACGGCCGCCTCGAAATCCGCCTCTTCTACCCCCATACCCATCATTTCTGCGTCCACCGTATCCATCGTCTCTCCCTCCACCATATCCATCGTCCCTTCCTCCACCATATCCATCGTCCCTTCTTCCACCATATCCATCGTCCCTTCTTCCACCATATCCGTCATCTCTACCACCATCATACCCACCTCTGCCACCCTGATATCCAGCGCCTAACACATAGAAAGTGGTGCTAATTAAAAATGGTATTACAAACAGAGAGTAAAGATTGAAACCAAAAGAGGATATCACTTAACAAAGAAGGGGATAAAGCAATGTGACAAACAAATTCACTAATCAATGTTGATCTAGAGTATAGTCTCATATCACCCTTAAACTTTGTATGTTCGCTTGGTTTTGCTAATTCAAAATGTTCTGACTTACCACGAGAGCCATAACTCTGTCCACCACGTCCACCACGTCCACGGCCTCTGACCCTGTTTGAGTACGCCCCTTCATTTTCTATTTGTACCACAACAAAGAACGAGTCAGTTACAAACAGTAACACATGTTAATCATTAGtcttaaaaactataattatgtCACTGAAAATCAATATCAGATTCACAGACACACTAGATAACCAAAAGATTCCTTGATGATCTTCTGAAAAATCAGTATAAGGAAACTGAACGAGTTTCTTCAATGACATAGCAATACCTTGATAATCTTCTTGGTAATTTCCTTGATAACTCTCTTGGTGATTTCCATATCCACCTCTTCCCCTGCCTCTTCCTCTGCCACGACCTCTCCCTCGACCATACGAATCTACATTCCAAAATTTCAAACGTTGGTGTTATGATATAACCTAACAACGTTAACAGCTTTAAGTTTTCAAGAAAGTTTCAAGCATCACCTTCACCATAAGCATTGTATGGTAGGCGGGCTTGTCTTCCTTGCTGTGGCTGATATTGAGGCTTAGATTGATCTGTCTGTGCTGGAGCTTGATACCTGAACACAATATTGTAGCTATATCTTAAGAACCGAGGTACCATGTGAAGTAAAAATCCATAATAATATGTGTCTGAGAtgaacaaattattaaaaagcaAAGGAAGTgcataaatcaaaatttctaaagttcatagaaagaaaagaatgaacaaaactagaaaagaaaaactcaccCAGGAGAATCCTTATTTAGCTCACTCAAAGACAATGTGATCGAAATCATGGAAACATGGCGCGTCAACTCAACCCTGCATCATATAGAGAAATACACTTAAAGCCaccaataaaaaacaaaagcaaggaACAGAGTAATGCAAGAGACTCACGGAACAAGACCCTCCTCCATAGGCTCCCAGACATCAGTGATACTCATAGAACTGATTGCAATATCTTGATGCAAACCTGGAATTTTATTCTGCAGCATAGATAGATTACATAATCTTAGcaactagtatatataaaaaaaaaaaaaacgcacaTTTAGATGAGTTATCTTCCAAAGTTAACCAAAAAGATAACTCACTTTAAGCATCTCAGAGATGGCCACAGTCTTGCTAATTGCTTGCCCCATTGCCTTCAACACAATATCTTTCACACCCTTCTCCTGAAAGCAAAAGAACAGAtaattacacacacacacacacacacacaatcacATCGCAAAAGGAAAAACACAATCTTTATAAGCAAGAACATTTAAAACCTAACCCAAGATAAACCTTACAACAGAGCAGTAATCCATACGAAAAATTACACACACTAGTGGTGAATCACGATATTAGCGAATGAGTTGGGATgaaactagagagagagaggagagagagaacctGAAGAAGGCTGGTGGCGTAACTGATGTAGTTACGGATAAGGCCTTGACCGGTGATACGGATCTCATTCTCGTTAATCGGAGACTCAGGCTTGGGTTTATCGACTCTCTTGTATCTATCCATTGTACCAGAAGATTGAAAAATCGAAAAACCTAGGTTTTTAGAGAGACAAGTGAACAAAGGGCTCTGGAGAGAGTTTGGGAGAGAGAAACCCTTAGTAGAAAGTATAAACCCTAGGAGGAGGATTTGTGagttttcaagaagaagaaagagcgAAGACGAGAAAGCGCAGCATAGGGAAAGGCcgagatttttataaaatacgAAGGGACACCAAAGAGCCTTGATgagctttccttttttttttcctttttgactTGGCCCAAAGAAAACGAGGGTTCTTTTTGGAAtttggaaaattaaaaagaaaaacaaaacaaaacaaaccgcTTTAAAACGGGTCGGTCAGCTTTTTTCGGATCCGGATCCTATTTTCGGGGGTCTTTTACGCGCGTAACTTACACGAACGGTCAGATATCCATAGATCCTCCATCTTAACCGCCACGGACCGTTGATAACAAGAatgctttatttatttattttattttttacttatttttctcaaaatttcaaaacttttcagtcagttttggatttgtttttctgAGAGATGTAGGTAAATTAATTAAGGGGCAAATCTCTagtaatttgtgtgaaatttacaaattatatgttattcaattatggattttgaaaaatctattaaaatccactgttatttaactgatgatttaaaaatttattttaaaatctattgttattcaaaaaagttttgtggatttggattttaatgatttttaggattctggaggattttaGAGGAtctgtttagttaaaaatacagaaatctaaatctcatggttttagataagatttaaaagtattttacaaaaaatcatatcaacttccctaaaatctatcaaaattctaaatttcataaataccatcaaattctccaaaatcatggtttgaatacatcCTACTAAGGTAGTAAATTTTTGGGATTGTGAATGAACCACTTCAATATCAACGATTTATTGCTTGAAGCCGAAACATAGAAAATAACAATGTCAACAATACTAAAATATCAACAATGTAATATCTTGTATGATGAAGCTTGCCTTGGTCATTCAAGATGAGAGGCTCACATAGAAAGAGCCCTTGTCAGTTTTGAAAAAATGCTTAATCGCAGGTATGTGTTTAACCCATGACCGGTCCACACTCCTTTCTCCGCTAATGCCTTCTACTAACTGATCAGAAACTTGACTCAAATGCAGTTCTTGGAGATCTATTAAATTCTCAATCCCTTTAGGTACTGCCTCTAACTCTCTGCAAGCTCTGACATAAAGCTTTTGAAGACCAAACATTGCACCACCTTCTACAACTACTTCTGTCAGATATCTGAACTATATCTAGAATCTTCAGACTCTGAAACCCTTGTGCAAAACACAACCTTGGCCACATGTATGCATTGTATAATGAAAGCCATACCAATTTAGGAAGCGTTTGGATAGAGAGAATGGTGTCTCCTTGCAACTGAGATCCACGCAAACCCAAATAGGTAACGTTTTGAAGAGTGTTGAACCAGCTTGGAACTCTCTCCAGTTTCCCAGCAAGAAACAACTTCTCAATGCTTGCGGTTGCTATCAGGTCATCTATCTCTAATGGCTCCTCTTCATGAATCGAAGTTAGAGATAAGAATCGAAGTCTTTTAATCTTATTCAGCGATTTGCATAAGTCACCTCCATGTTCTCTTCTAACCATGACAAGACTTATTCTTGTGGGTTGAGTCATGTTCCCGAGGTTTTTGACAAGCTAAGCTTCTGCGTTGAAGCAGTCCATGACTTGCAAGTCCTTCAACTGCCAGATTTTAGGAGAAACCCTTGTACCTAAAACATAGTTCCAGTTGGAATCATGTCCATCATTGCGGCGAAAAGTAATCAAATGACGCAACTTCTCCAACTTTGACATCCCTGGAGGAAGTTCCTCAATCTTGGAGTGCTTTGTGTTCAATGTCTCCAAATTGATGAGTTTATGGAAGTTTTTTGGCAGTTTCTTCACCTGCGTTTTCGACAAATTGAAGTACTTTAAGTTGAACAAAGTTACTAAACAATCTGGCAGCTTGCTGATGGCAGAGTGTTCAAGGTCTAAGGCTCTCAAAAAGTTCAGACTTAGAGGTAACTTAATATTGTGTTTAGCAGAAGAGCAAATCAAAAGGGAGTGAAGGTTTGTTGTACGTATACTACCTGGTCTCATCTCTCTTTGAATGCATAAATGGCGAGTATCGATTGtttctgcatcatcatcatgatgatCGTCATAATTGTCACCATTATATACATCACAAAACCTCTCAGTTTTGGATATAGACAGAGCAATCTCCCTTATCACATCATGGATCTTGAATGCCTTGGGTCGTCCAAAAGGATTCCACAAGATAACTTGAAGCATGTTTCTGTAAACAAGCTCATTGAGGTAACCATCAGCCACTTCCTCTACTTTCACTCCTCTGATTGGTTCCACAAACCTTTGTGCCATCCACATCCTAACGAGCCTCTTTCTTTTCATTCCATAGTTCACAGGGAAAAGAGAACAGTATAAAAAACAACGTTTAAGCGGGTACGGCATATCGTTGAAGCCAAGCAACAAAATGCTCCGAACAACTTTGAGTTCAAGATTGTTGTTCAGTTCCCAATTCAAAGAATTGTACACCTTCTTCCCTCCCCAAAGAAGCAATCGCTAATGGCAAGCCATGACATCGCTCAAGTAATTTCCGTGCAATCGGCTCCAGGTTTCGTTCTCTGCATTGCTCAAGACTTCCTGAAAACGCTTTGTTGCAGAAAAGCACCCAAGCTTCGTCTTCTTTCAAGAGCTCAATCTCGTGCTTTTGGCTCCCAATACCATATGAGAAAGAAACCACGTTCATGCTCCTAGAACACGACTTCCACAAATACCATCTG is drawn from Camelina sativa cultivar DH55 chromosome 1, Cs, whole genome shotgun sequence and contains these coding sequences:
- the LOC104729901 gene encoding glycine-rich protein DOT1-like → MDRYKRVDKPKPESPINENEIRITGQGLIRNYISYATSLLQEKGVKDIVLKAMGQAISKTVAISEMLKNKIPGLHQDIAISSMSITDVWEPMEEGLVPVELTRHVSMISITLSLSELNKDSPGYQAPAQTDQSKPQYQPQQGRQARLPYNAYGEDSYGRGRGRGRGRGRGRGGYGNHQESYQGNYQEDYQENEGAYSNRVRGRGRGGRGGQSYGSRGAGYQGGRGGYDGGRDDGYGGRRDDGYGGRRDDGYGGGRDDGYGGGRDDGYGGRRNDGYGGRRGGFRGGRAGGRDDGYVEGKDEGYGGGRGRSDGYGGGRSDGYSGGRGDRYGGGRGDGYGGRGDRYGGDRADGYEGGQGGYRGRRGGYGGGRGRMGNGRRPRGGASNQNES